The sequence ACCATCCAACTCGTCTCCACTCAACCCTCCTTCCAGGTCCATTTGCCATGTGTATGTTCCTCCCCAaaccctcttttcttttttatttttatacatattgttttgggtatattttagttattttttttaatgtttttttgcCCATGAAATTTGTTCATTTGCATTTAGAATGTTGGTAATGGTTTCATAGTAAAGCAAactatgatttttatttattgcaaTAAGTGTGTGTCTCtgttacaataaatttttttaattttaatttttttttatagcttatTTATGTTGAATTATATTAGACTCTTATCTTGTTGGTGAAGTCTATTTACAtttattgggattttttttgggggtctTAATGGGCAGCTTGTTTTATATACTCatgtatgttttttgttttgagataGTTGTCAGAAGCAATTTTCACAATATACATGCCCCCGATGCAATTCGCGATACTGTTCCCTCCAATGCTATAAGGTAGGTGTAAGTTTAATGtagttgtcattttttttttttaatgttgttctttttttaaatgtgctTCCTGTTCTTTGGTAAGCaaatgttacattttttttaaaaatttgaaaaggcaAGGAGGGTATCGAATATGCTTAGCTTTGGTAAGTGTGTGTTTTAGTTTCTTATCCTACCTAGATTTGTATCATATCATTTGAAGATTCCTCAGAGATTCTTTTATCTTTGTTTGGTGGGCATTGGTGGTGGgttgttttattgtttaatattacataattttttttggcagtCTCATAGTCTTCAATGTACTGAGTCCTTCATGCGAGAAAATGTAGTTGAGGAGCTTCAACAGATGCAACCTGATGATGAAACTAAACAGAAAATGCTGGACATATTGAAACGGTTCCATTCAGAAGAGGAAACTGATAGCATGGATGTGGATGGTATGTTATTGTACTTTTGTTTGCTTTGGGGAGTGTTGGCTCTTATTAACTGTTGGAGAGAATATAACATgaaactaattttaaaattcatatatagGTTAGGAAGCAGCCATGtcaagggtaaaaaaaaaaaaatatcaccaACAAATGAAATTAAGATTTTGTAGGCACTGTTATACCAACCGTGTTTCAATGAAGGAAATAGGCTAATTGTGATGCAGGAAATCTGTGTATAGTAAAGCGAGATGAATGTGTCTAATCCCAAGCTCACAAATCTGTTAGCACATGCAATGCTCTATAATCAAAGttcatttgaagaaaaaaaaaaaatcattggatGAGATCATGAGAGCACAGCTGGAAGCTAAAGTCAATTatcatttgaattttattttttggtggtggTCCAGGCTAGTGCCACTTCACATATTTGAGGCATGTTTACTGCCAAAAAATCTGAACTGTGTCTGAAATTGCTCTAGAAGTCCTAAAAAAGTTGTAGAATTAGAAGCTGTAAGTAATAACATTTCTATTGAACTGTAGAGAATGATgcttttaaaattgataaaatgcAATGTAATATCTTAGATGATACTTTATAGGAGTGCTATTTTATGTAATGCTTTCTGGTTGAATTTtcagaaaaattattttagtatttgatAATGCTGTAGATCAACTAGCTCTTATAATAGTTTCATAAAAGAACTATTTGAAATAATGCTTTCAGCAGGGTTATAGAAGGTGCTGTAGGGCCTTTGACGAACTAGTTAAAGTAGTGGTTTTGTCATTTTTGAAAGGAGTTGGGTCTGCAAAAGCTTCTCTGGTCATACAGGTTGGTTATGCCTGTGTTTTTGAAACTTTATTGTTAGTGATCAAACCAAGACAACCATTCAACAAAGTGATCCTAACAGATGGTATACCAGTACTGTGATATATTCAGTGGTGATCTAGCATCATGATATGGTTATTACAGATTATATCGGATTTAAGTTAGATACAGTGCTGACCAGCATTAATCAGGTTGAGTAAAGAATTGCATGTGGTTGTTTATGTCATCCCTAGTGAACATAGAAAATTCTGACATAAAAATATTTGCAGCCCAGTATATAAGCTGTTGCTTCTGCTACATgggtaaattttctttttaagttcgTATATTGCTTTAGAGTTCCAAGTAAAACTAAAGAAATTGCCACCTTTTGGTTCTTGTTTTATTAACTTTGTGACATGTTAAGCTGATTGACTGATTGTTTAAAAAGGCTCTGACTGAGTTTTGCTCTTATATTTGGCAGATTCAACTCTGACTGAGGAGACCATACAAAAGATTTTGTCTGGTACAGTTATAATTCTGGATGCTagcttttcatttcttttctattttttttttactttttctacaTTGCCAAATAAAGCAAGATCTCTGCACTCCTTTGATTGTAGTTGGAGTGTGAAGAtcatctgaatttttttatttttttttgggattttatgCTGTTGCCTAAAGCTTCTTagaatttatttgattttcccCTGCAGGAGATCAAATAAGTTTTGATGATTTATCTGCAGAGGAAAAAATAAGGTTCCAAAGAGCGATTGCATCTGGAGAACTGAGTAAGATGATTGAGCCATGGGAACCATGGTGGTTGAAGCCTTCTGCCCGAAGAGTATCTCTCAGCAAGGAAGGAACTCAACTTGTCCAACCACTTGCGGAACACAAAGTGTCAGTATCACTGCAAGATGATGATCTAGAAAGTTACCAATCAAGTGAGATTCCTCCTGGCCCCGAAAGCCCACTACCTCCGGTTAGCAAGCTTAGTTCTGCAGAGCCATCACCACTATTAACTGTTCACTTGGTGGACATTTTATATAGCTACTGTTTTACACTTCGCCTCTACAATGGAGATTGGCAATCAGATGCCATAGGATCAGCCCTGGTGGTGTTGAGCATGTCCTCTGTCTTGGGTCAAGGTGGGCAGCCAGAAACAGTGTTGGAAGCTTTGTCTTATTGCTTAGAGCAAATTTGCTCTCCAGCTTACAGACACATGGGTGGCTTGCAATTTGGATTGGGTCTTATTGATGATGTAATAAGCTTACTTTCTTTAGGAAGTTCTGCTTTAGTGTGCTTGCTTTCTGATATGCGTAGGTTGATTCAAGCTGGGGAGAGGGAACTGAAgtcagagaaacaaaaaaagttgAGAAGGGTAGAAATTAGGAGTAAGCTCAAGTTTGCTGAGAGGAAGATTTATTTCATTATGTGTTGGGTTTATGAGCAGCCAAGTGAAGCTTGGTCTTCCCTAGCAACCATTGTAGAAGCAGAGAAAAGTTCAGTCATGAATTATGGAGGCAATAAGCAATCTGTCAAAAGGAACAATACGTCAGAAACCAAAGGCAAGGTTTTGATTGAAGAGATTGAATGAATTACCATTAtcatatacttttttattttcttgaggAAGAGGGAAGAGTGGTGGTATTCAATGATGTTACTGTAAAATGCTTTTGTATATTTAGCTTTTGTAGACCAGGCAATAACATCAACAATGTATTCGAGCATGACCAAACTAGGTTAGTTGAGACTTTTGAGACAAATGCTTATAGACAAGCAAGAGAATTTTTATGCTCTCTTGTGGCTTTAGctcaatgaaaattttgcaatgCCGACAGTATTCTTAAGTTTCTGCTGTTTCACGCCTCGTTTATCTTGTTATGTTCTTCCTTCTCCCTTTTtatcatgtttatttatttattaaagtgaGACGCAGATGTGAAGATGATGAACTTTATACAATGTCATGTGTTCTTAAAAATGCTTGACATTGGAGTAAAAATCTTTGCACCTTAGAGCACTCATAGCAGTGTAGCTATATACCTATTTTAGCTacaccaaaatacaaaaattcatactacagcagtggagctaaaggtaaaatttttaccttattgctacagtgcacaactATATATGGCTATATATTgtagctaaaagctaaaaaaaaaaaaaaaaaaaaatttattttacattcacactactttttttttttttttttttttttcttcatttcattCTCCTTTCTCCGTGTCTCTCTCCTCACTGCCTctccatctcttctttcttcctccacagacccttctttcttcctccacagCCCCTTCTGTTGCTTCTCTTGAGTTTCAGCTTAGACCCAAATAACTTTTTacagtgcaaaaaaaaaaaaaaaaaggtctaacTCCGATCTGGGTTCTAAAAAATAATCgaaaatttacataaaaataagagctttaagttatcaaaattgagtttaaaagaaaaaaaaaaactgtatttaTTGCAATCTGAATTAtagatttgttgggtttttgagGAAAAACGCAATAAATAGTTTTTCTTGATCTGGGTTGttcttattttgagtttttggatGAGGGAGGTGGGGAAAAAGCTTGGGCTTTTGGTGTGGGTATGGTTTATGCTATGTGGGTTTTGTGTGGGAAGGTTTGTGGTAGAGAAGAACAGCTTGAAAGTGACTTCACCAAGCTCTCTGAGCGGTGTCCATGAATGTGCACTGTGCTTGTGTTTCAGTGTTGATTTTTctgctttcttttttggttcttcttcACTGGTTTTGATGGGCATGGCGGGGTTGTGGTTGTGCAGTGATTTTTAGGGATTtaatggtggttgtggttgtgtgttggtggttgaatgaaatattattttattatagtgtttatattattttattatgtaaaaaactaaaataactCCATTGCTGTAGGATatgagaaggtaaaataaataaaatgactttttgtgtagctaaaaagttaaaaatttaactccaatgctgtggatgctcttataagATACCGATAATTGTAATGCTAATTTAAATTCTTGAAAATCTAAGCAAAAAGGTACTTTTAACTTAACAAATCTCACATGGGATATGGATTGAAGGGTCCAAGAAGAAGTGCTTACTATTCAAATTGATAATTGTCCACAAGAGGTTCTTTAAGAGAGAGCTTGTCATTGCTTTTCCATCACAAAAAATCTAGTATGAAAGGAATCCTTTTAAAGATAATACTAACATGATATCAAGAAATTCATTCAAACCAAAATAAATCatattcaataatatatatgaaaggAAGTGAATAGATACATCTAGGACATTGTATGCTGTTATTGTATGTTGTAAACCATGCTTCCGTGACCTAAATAGTGGTTGCTCATAATGGTGGATGTTACTAGAGTAGAGTCTTGAATGGCCTAAAGAGGAAGCAGATTTAAGCAAATCTATCACTTACTACCAACCTTATGTTGAGAATATGACATAGTTGTCAATGAAGCAACTCCTCTTTCTACTCAAACTTCTCCTCCCAAAATATCATTGAAGTGGACTAAAATAGACcaaatggaccgaagtggaccaaaatggacaaaaCTAGATTGAAATGGACTGAAGTTGACgaaaatggactgaatagaatGAAATGGACTGAAGTGAATCAAATGTAATGAAGTGTTATGTTGATCAAGAGCGTAGTAACAATAAAAGTTATGCTCTAACTTTTAGGTAAAAATTCAAACTGAATGGACAAAGGGAGATAGGGTcccagagagagaaaagaagtaACTGAGTATTTAGTTATTTACACCACCTAGAAAggctcttctttttgtttttgtttttctttcttttttgatcaTCCTAGAAAAGGCTTTCAGTAATGCCCTTAAAATAAAAGCTTATTTCATCACAAGGGAACTTAGGGTTTGTTGGGGACTCGCTTATTtttctgaaattgaaaactttttgttgaaagtactgtagctAAAGGTaaaaaagttagttgaaatagtataatgagactcatgaatagtacgaAAAAGTGCAGtagaacccataaatagtagcaaaaataagttggcaaaattaatcatgtcaAACAGACACTTAGTGTTGTCATGGCCATAATCAAGGATATTAAACTCAAATCCTTTGACAATACCTTGGGTCCCAATCACTAgtacaataaagaaaaattagactTAAAAGAGGCACTATTAACATTTTATATCTCATAAGAGGCAACAAAACTTAAAGGGGTGTTTGGTtcatcaatttccataactcataactctgtttccataactcataactcaaaaattgtgGGACTCATAGCAAAAATGTTGTTTGGGAagtccataactctgtttccatcacttaattatttgatttttgagttatgagttatgaaaactgaaatcaatgacaatattgtaattaaacacacatagggGACCCACAAACAGTACTCAACCGcacattttgactttttttttcttgggttggctgtttggttttttttttttttttttggttcactGGTACGATCTTCATGtcctgggttttttttttgtttttgtttgtttttttttttttttttcactaagttCGGTGATTTTgggtactgaaaaaaaaaaaaaaaaaaaaaaaaaaaaaaaaaaaaaaaaaaaaaaaaaactgcaccGGGTGATAAGTATGAGGCCCATAAATagtactccctccgtcccactttgtttgtcctgtttgaaaagtcaaactttttaagggaatatcatttattatcttgtctactttttaaaaaatgtataagttttcaaaactacccttaaataaatttataaaaaaattgaattattaataggaacattagtaaataggggtataataggaacattagtaaattaatgactcttatttttagaaataggacaatattttgggacatccaaaaatggaatagaggacaaacaaagtgggacggagggagtataaaaaatattgagtgataggaagtgagtgatggtgccaaataggtagggtattttaagtgataagtGATAAGTATCGGAAATTgagtgataaaaattgaaagatgaaaattattaaatcaaaCATAGCCTAATTATCCCATGTTTCTGATTAGGCGAGATTGAGAGAGGCAAAGGAGCAAACGGGAACTGAATTAAGGGGATACGAACCCCAAAAGTAAGGCTGCTTTTCCACGGAAAAGATGCCACGGTGTGATGGCTGGCATCATAGCTTTCATTATGAGTGGTTGTGTATCTGTCTTAAGTTCATGGCTTTTGATCATATGCCATTGCTTTTCTTGCTTTACGATGCATCATTACATTGTTAAATAATCATAGCCAAAGACTCAATAATGTTCCTTTTTAAGCTGGAGCATCAACTGATGATCACTTAAATAATACTAGTTCATGCTTCTTGCCCTCAAGCAATTGACTCGAATTccctccacacacacacaaaaagactggaatatatatatatatatatatatatatataatcatatctctttttttctttttcttttttctttttttaatgaagtttcAAAACAAGTGCTGCAACCAAGAGGGTGCCTTAATATGAAAATTATGgaattaatttaataatgaacatgattttttttctatttgagaaacacacacacatatataaggAAAGAGGGATGAGATAAGGGAATACACTCACACGCCAATACCAAAACTGCATACAACAGTTAGTATTGCGGAGCAAGTGATAAACCCCTTCTCAATATCACAACTTACCGATGTGGGATGACTcgacaatataataaataatgttacttaacaatataataaataaatatctgatttttttttttttttttttttgtgtgtgattgGTGATTCATTAATTAGTAAGATTTagtaaaaatttgtaatatttctagatcattttaaaaattatattataaatgcAAATATATTGTTGGGTATATACACCTCACATGTGAGTAATtaaagtcccacattgaataataattacaagaatgaataattaataatttaatataacatagttaaGTGTAACCTCAAAAGCTTAAGCAAAAACTTTGGGTAATTAAGTTTAGTTGCCTCTAATCATATATAATGCAATAAAATGTGTTTCTATACAATGTTACATAGAAAACTCAATCCACCCCATTTCATCTCCTCTCCCTTTTCACTCCaaccaaataattaaaaattacagttttctcttctttttcctccCCTATTTTCCATACTTTCTCTTTTCACCCCAATTAAACATAGTATAAAATCAACACAAGGAAAAGACATGTCACTCAAAAGAATACGTGCAACTGTGTTCTATACAATGTTGACAATGACACATCTTGAAATTGTGTCATTTTCTGGCTGGAGATAATGTTAGCAAAggatgttgttttctttttctagctAATAAAAGAGGATATTGTTTTCTTGGTAGAAACAAGTTACACCAATCATCAGAAAAAGAAtcaagattgatttttttaattttttttttttatcaaactaCAAAATAAGACATACATCATATCATGGAGTAGCATAAGCTCAATATCCTCAAAAACAGCTTCAAGACAAGCATGAACTCGTGAATAAATTCGAGCTTatttgacaagaaaatgaattaAACTTAAACATGTAATCTAgattgataataagcttgagcTTGGCTCGTACTCAAAACTTAAATGAGCAATTTTGAACTTTTAAATACTCAACTTGTTTGTAGCTACTCATGAGCCATAAGCAATTTTATTCTCGAtttcttttcaataatttatttctttttgagtGATGTTAGGGgttctataaattttaaaaaataataaagctaCTATCAATTGTATTATAAGAGAATTAGAAATTGACATATTAATTAATGTGATTGGTGTCattttaacaatataataaatagatgtttgaattatttatttgtgtgtgtatgtgtgtgggTGCACACAATAAGTGAGGATGAGGGAATTTTAACCCGGATGTTCACCATTAAAAAAACTAGACAATGTTGTTGAGTTAAAAGGGCTCTTGatgccaagagttttgtaaccgaATTACTTAGCATCTAGTGGTGTTTACAATAAAGACATTCAGGTCATTTTTCCCCCTACTataattatcaacaaaaaattagGAGCCTTGACAATGGGGTCactattattaaatatatatatatatatatatatatttattagtGGCACTTATCACATTtattgtgattttgtttttacaataaaatcatAAGAAACTTAGACATTTTCCTTCTTAGAGATTTCAACGCTTCTATCAAGATTGTTTAGTTATACCTTGCTCAGACTTGTCAAGGGCCCCCACCCCTTGCGGTAAAGGTCAGGGATGCACATCAGTACATGTGCAGGTGTCTTCAGAATTCAATAAATGAGCCTATTTAACAGATCTTGCAATAACACTTGCTCAGATCAGAAGCAAACTGTATTTAATATTCACAAACATTTGAACAAAATACTTCTATTCTTACATAACCACACTTTCAACTGatagaaaatcaaaacataTTTACTCCATTCTTATGACTGTTCAAACCAATAAATTTGGGGTACTGGGTTGTGGCCCTATTGCAAAAACATATCAAACTAACAATAATAAGAATTACACAAgaagaacaaacaaaattaatcaaGATGCAGAGAGGTGGGAACAAAAGACCTTCATATCTTCAACTCATAATAAGATTGTTGGATTGGATTGGGATTCCTTTGTTTGAGTAAAATCCTTAGCTGAGCCTTTTGACACTCCAGCTTTGTGCCCCAATGCCGACTTTTGGATCCAATTGCTCTAACAACTCGTGGAAATTCAACAAACCCTTTGATCCCTCTCTTTATATGAGGATTCTCAGGTTCTGGAGAAGCTTTTCTCTGAACTGTCATGAATGAAATACCACCACCATTATTGTTCCAAACTTTCTCACCCAAGACCAGCCTTGTAGATTCTCTTGTATCAACACCATTATTGTCAGAATAAGCTGATTTATCGTCAAAACCCAATCTTGCTGACTCCCTTGAATCAACACCACTACTATAGTCATTGCGAGCCGATTTCTCATTCAAGACCAAGTGTTTAAATTTCCTTGAAAAAGAAGCAACTTCATTCGAAGCAGTGGTGGTAGTTCCTAGTGGATTATCAGCTTCTTGATTCTTTTCCTTTAACTTGGAAGGTGAACTCTCAATTTGCATCCTTGTAGAGTCTTCCAATTCTGAAAGCTTCTCTTCAAAGAGAATCTTTGCCTCTGTAAGTTTCATTTGaactctctcttcccttaacACCTCAGCCATCCTTAgcatctttctctcttcttccatGTCTCTCTTCATCCTATTGATCTCAGCTTTATctgatgaaatttcttttgcaaGCTCTTCACACACCCTCCCTATtgcctctcttcctcttctctcCTCAGCAAGCTCTTTAGCCAGCCTCCTATTCATTGACTCTGCCTTCTTTCGTGCCTTACGTTCGTATTCAAGCTCAGCCTTCAGTTCCATGATCTGGGCTCGAGCAAATTCAAGCTCAGACTCCATGATGGGCCTGAATAAGGTTAAATCCCAGAACGAGGCAGCAATCTTACGTGTAGAGCAAGGAAGGTGTAGGTGATGAGGGTGCTTGTTACTATGACGTTGTTGTTGATTATGTTGATGATGCTGAGAATAATAAAAAGGATTTTCATAAAGTTTCCAGCTGGGACAAGTGGAGGTGGTGATGGGTTCAGAAGAAATGGATTCATTTCTGGGATTTTCTGGGCTActgatcatcatcatcaccatcatctcCTCCAtgtccttcttcttctttctatatgtgttgttcttttctttatagCCTTTTGCTTTCTCCTTTGctgcttcctttttttcttttcctttttctaatgGGGATTTTCCCTCTCACAAAAGCAATTGGGGTAGGCCCATTTGATCCTGGAACTTGCTTTCAGGTTGTGTATtgcaaaaggaaaaagttaCATCACATGCACCTCATCCTTATTAATACCAACTGCGGTACGGTGGGGGTGGCCTTTATTTCTTAATGAATGTCTCTTGTTttatttacacaataaatatAGGGAGACTGCAATTTTCGTAAGTGTTTGATATGGTTTATGGTGATTGGTGCATAATTAAAGTAATGTGAGTGATAGAccaagataaaaaagaaaaagaaaaaaatgtatgatgaaaaatgttttcctaACACTAGTATTTATTTACCCCTCCACACCGGCCACTTTCACAGTTTCACAGTGATTCACCTAGATTGATTAATGCAAGGGAGGCCCCAATAGGCCAGCCAATACCTCGACTGTTTGGTCAAAACAATCTGAGGAAATCCAACAGGAACATATAAATGAACTACTCCTCTGTCAAATCATATCAACaatttagaaaagttttagtctacatgaaaaagaaaaatcgtaAACCGATGTGGTTGGAGACTTGCATTctataatcatataaatttcgAACTCACTGCATTGCAATCAACAGGGTGTTGTACATAAGGAGATTTGATGAAGCAACTAAACATGCCCTGACCTATGCATCAAGAGCTAAGCTTTTTAAGCTTAATTAAACTTGAGTTAATGTTTAATTAGTCTATCTCGTTCATCATAGTGAGATAAACAATCCATCCGAGGCTATTTATTACCAAAGGGCCGTTTATGTATCTCTGATCAATCATTCATGCCTCACTTGTAACCTACTGATGCAAGTGAGCATCTTTTTCAATGTTCTTGGATTAACATCCTCTAGAGTTCTTATAACTTTACCATGCAATTCATGAAATCATATTCATCCATTTTGATATGATTGAATTGGATTTTACCACGTCATCAACATgctacacaaaaaattaaagcattTCTTCCCAAAATGGTCTTCTATGAATAAAAAGGCTTGAGAATTCCAATTTCCAAAAGCTTAGTGAGAAATTCCTTTGTCGAAAATGGATTTTAAATCACTTATAAAATTGTTGTGCTGGTTGTTTTTTACTGGATTCCACCAGACAAAGACATCAAATGGGTTCTCAActtcaatcaaatttggcatccAACCTAGTGTTCCAAGCCTAGAAAATTTATGATAATGAAAAGTGTCTTGAAAAGACAGGGCAAGGACGCTATAGGCTAACATGAGGTCCCAACAATTATCTGCTAATTCTACAGGCTCCACATGGGTGTCTGTCTCACTATTCTATTTTTCTGCCTCTAATGGTCCATACATAACATTTACTGCGATAGATAAAGCCTCTACATGGTTATGGTTGACTACAAGCCAGTGGCACGTGCATGAGCAAGAAACTTCGCTAGATGTAACTGCTTAATAAGAGATGGATTGGACAGACCACAAAACTACACCATGTTCCTGTATCGTGTGAAAAATACAGTGAAATATTATAGCAAATGTGGACTGTGCAAAGACTACTATCACTTCTTGCAATAATGGAGGGTAAATAAAGAATTCCATAACAAATTTTGATGAGCAGAATGACCTAAGCTAATGCTTCAATAGGCTACATAAACAGTCTCGATTATTGTAGCAAATTGCAGGTCTTTCTTGGGTTATGGCTTTTAGAGTTTTAACAGAAAATTTCTTTACTGTTTTGTGTGTTTGACAAATTATAGTGAATAGTCCCATATTCTAGATTACAAAGCATGAACGACTTTAACCTAAAAGCTCTAAATATTAGCCTTTTAGAGTAAATTCCATTAACATAATTTGAGGTTTGGGCTAATGGCAACCaggtccaaattttttttaaattgatcaatttggttcctaaagtCAACTTAATCTTTAAATACTTTTAGGCCATATAGTCATTTATGATTTATCTCAActatcaattttgaaaagttttggacTTAGTTGGCATTAGCCCAAATCTTATAATATGTAAATGAAATTTACCCTAACTATAATGTTAAAGCTCTTTCATAGTAAGTAGTCAAGCACTCTTTTTCTTTATGGCTCTGCTTCTGAGAGGCTCTTACTCTTTGATCTCTGCCCAAATTCTATTAGATTCCATAAAAGAGCTTGACTATCTGCATCACTTACTCGTATGATTGCCCTTAATGACATCACCATTCTATGAGACATTCTTATAAACTTGTTAAGCAAACACCAACCTGGACATTAGCGTGTGACTGTGTGTAATAACCATTGCTCTACGAGAATTACTATATGGTCATCACTCAATTTGTTCTTCACAATTAAATCAGGCTTTGGTTATCActcaaatctatatatatctaaaaactaaaatgtagtatttattgttgctatactTATGTTGAGTCACATCAACGTAGCATTTCACTCTACTTGATCCACTTCCGTCCATTTCAATCATAAGAGATCTATTAGTAAATAACTAATTGagttaatataattattttatccAAATTTATTAGTACATGAAGTcatttaagcattttttttaaactaatattaataaaacaataagatcttttaaataatgcatcttatgaatgttttcatttaaataaatttttaatattaaaaagaaaatttaaaacaagattattttccaactaaaaaatttacaaagagACACAACTGATTAGTTTcacatcaacaacataataaataaattcctaattattttttagtgatACTGTGGTTAGTATAAATTTTACCACATATAAGTTttataaatctatataatatataaaatttgaagcgtaacatttattgttgctacccTTTTTTTAACCCACATCAGAGTAGCATTTTGGTTAACTTTGGT is a genomic window of Quercus lobata isolate SW786 chromosome 2, ValleyOak3.0 Primary Assembly, whole genome shotgun sequence containing:
- the LOC115975175 gene encoding zinc finger HIT domain-containing protein 2; this translates as MDETILTSDKPSNSSPLNPPSRSICHVCQKQFSQYTCPRCNSRYCSLQCYKSHSLQCTESFMRENVVEELQQMQPDDETKQKMLDILKRFHSEEETDSMDVDDSTLTEETIQKILSGDQISFDDLSAEEKIRFQRAIASGELSKMIEPWEPWWLKPSARRVSLSKEGTQLVQPLAEHKVSVSLQDDDLESYQSSEIPPGPESPLPPVSKLSSAEPSPLLTVHLVDILYSYCFTLRLYNGDWQSDAIGSALVVLSMSSVLGQGGQPETVLEALSYCLEQICSPAYRHMGGLQFGLGLIDDVISLLSLGSSALVCLLSDMRRLIQAGERELKSEKQKKLRRVEIRSKLKFAERKIYFIMCWVYEQPSEAWSSLATIVEAEKSSVMNYGGNKQSVKRNNTSETKGKVLIEEIE
- the LOC115977796 gene encoding LOW QUALITY PROTEIN: protein BRANCHLESS TRICHOME (The sequence of the model RefSeq protein was modified relative to this genomic sequence to represent the inferred CDS: deleted 1 base in 1 codon); this translates as MEEMMVMMMISSPENPRNESISSEPITTSTCPSWKLYENPFYYSQHHQHNQQQRHSNKHPHHLHLPCSTRKIAASFWDLTLFRPIMESELEFARAQIMELKAELEYERKARKKAESMNRRLAKELAEERRGREAIGRVCEELAKEISSDKAEINRMKRDMEEERKMLRMAEVLREERVQMKLTEAKILFEEKLSELEDSTRMQIESSPSKLKEKNQEADNPLGTTTTASNEVASFSRKFKHLVLNEKSARNDYSSGVDSRESARLGFDDKSAYSDNNGVDTRESTRLVLGEKVWNNNGGGISFMTVQRKASPEPENPHIKRGIKGFVEFPRVVRAIGSKSRHWGTKLECQKAQLRILLKQRNPIQSNNLIMS